Below is a window of Camelina sativa cultivar DH55 chromosome 11, Cs, whole genome shotgun sequence DNA.
ACTTTTTCAAACGGTAATTACTTAAAAACTCTTTTTGGATTTAGTATTGTTCTTGTTTGAATATTAATGATCTATCCAGCTACAAaaacagggaaaaaaaaaagaccaagaATATTCGTGTAAGTTGATGATTGAGTATTTTAATTTCGTGTATGTTTCCTATTGTATTGGATTGACTTTAAAACAACTTTCTTCGTCgtgattcttcttctactatcTCCCCATTTAATTAGTATGACGTGTCTTGATATTAATTACTCCTCGacaaatttaaatcattaatggGGAGACACGGCAAGGAAATACACACACTAAAAATGAAtctcatcaaaatgaaaatggcCTACCACCTCTGAAAGCTCTCATTCATTATTATAGCATTCTTTTAACCTACTAGTATATTCAAACTAAGCAAACCAATCATAATATCCCACGTCATCCttccttttttaatttccaGCCTGTcgctttaaatttttttttgtttttttctctttctttgacaATGCACAATGCACAACTGTTATCACACGTGTCACATTTtgcctctctttctctcttttctttctttctttctctctgcttGCCCGCACTTCCCGGAGACGACGCCGGAGGGAAATCGTACGGAAACTTTGCTTCGACTTCACGTGTGGCTGGTTGGCCGCTCCACGAAGcgctctcttttttctctctctagaaaACTTCGTTATACCACCCAATCGATCGAAActagaggagagagagagagagaaggtgaatTCTGGTTTTGGTGGAGAGAGAGCGATTCTCGGAAGAGGCAGATAAAGAAATAAGCgcagcttcttcctcctcctcctcacgcGGTTGGAcctgtgactttttttttttttttttttttcttgggggTCTTCTTCAGGTTTGATCCGtctttttttgctctcttccttttctccttttcttctttttacctttttttttggttctttttcctggggaaaaaaaaagaaagagaaaattctGAAATTAGGGGAGCTTTGATTTTGATGTGTAtaggttttttcaaaaaaaaaaaaaaaaagagagatttgatTGTGGAACCTTTGCTTAAAaagcaacaataacaacaaagatGTCTGGTGTTGGCGAGAATCAGCTTATCTCCATTCAACCTGATGAACTCAAATTTCTCTGTAAGCATTCTCTCACTCAGCTAATCCGTTAATTTTTATCTATACCCTAATTTGTGAAATGAGATAAAGagctctctccttctctttgaGATTTCGATATTGTGAACTATCAAAGTTTTGTTTCACTTCTTTGAGCTTTGAGGTTTCTGACTTTTAGATAACGTTCATTGTTCAAGGTTGATGATTGATTCTCTTGGGTTATTTCTAAGAATATATTCTTGTTCTGTGACATTTGAAATGgggaatatttttatattgttgttaCAGTTGAACTCGAGAAGCAAAGCTACTGTGATCTTAAAGTTGCCAATAAAACTGAGCACTATGTTGCTTTCAAGGTAATATACACCAACCTTCACAtccttgctttctttttttatgatcAAGTTGTTTTCCTCCTGTGGTACAATACAATTGacatctttttcattttcttcaacaaAATCAGGTCAAAACAACATCTCCAAAGAAGTATTTTGTAAGACCCAACACTGGTGTCATTCAGCCTTGGGACTCTTGCATCATTAGAGGTactttcattctctctctctctctctctctctctctctctttattcatCCGCAGTTTATGACTTGATGATACATGGagataataattattaagaGATCTTTCGAAATTTTTTAGTTACTCTACAAGCGCAACGAGAGTATCCTCCAGATATGCAGTGCAAAGACAAATTTCTCCTCCAAAGTACCATTGTACCTCCACACACTGATGTCGATGAACTTCCACAAGACACAGTAAGACATCCCAGTTTACACGACCTTTTTGATTATAGAATCTTGTTTCAACATTTCAGGGGAAGAAAGTttgatattaaatttttgaCATGCTTGTGTCTAGTTCACCAAGGACAGTGGAAAGACATTAACAGAGTGTAAGCTCAAAGTCTCTTATATCTCCCCGTCTACTACCCAAAGATCCTCTGAATCCGGAGCAACAAATGGTGATGGACAGGGCTCAGAAACCATCTCTGTGAGTAACACCTACACCCACCCCACACTATATAGTTTAATCTGCCTATGGTGATATGACTTTCTGAGAATCTGTTTGAATCGTTATCATTTTGCTAACCTGTTAAAATTGTAGCAAAAAAACCCTTCTCGTAAGATATACTATGAACCTATTGCATAGACAGAGACACCTTATGAAAATTGAAAAGTCCCTTTTTTGTGATACCTGTGTGCAAGAATTGTTATCCAGATCCCATTTCTAGTATTCACACTTGTGGATATCAAGCAATAGTAAGTTAGAAACTGTAGTGAGGGACTGAGTTGATTGGTTAGGAGCTAGGACAGTGAAACACACGCTGCTTTTTGaagccttctttttttttctccataaaTATACCTTTCTTCATCGTGTGGTTAACAAATGTACCTCACAGAATCTCACAAGTAGTGACCACATTCCTTGCTTAAAGAGAGATTTATTTGTGTCTTGTTTAATCATCACTCTCACAATTATACCCATCAATATGTATGAACAGACTATACAGCGGCTGAAGGAAGAGCGTGATGCAGCCGTTAAGCAAACACAACAGCTGCA
It encodes the following:
- the LOC104724649 gene encoding vesicle-associated protein 2-1-like; its protein translation is MSGVGENQLISIQPDELKFLFELEKQSYCDLKVANKTEHYVAFKVKTTSPKKYFVRPNTGVIQPWDSCIIRVTLQAQREYPPDMQCKDKFLLQSTIVPPHTDVDELPQDTFTKDSGKTLTECKLKVSYISPSTTQRSSESGATNGDGQGSETISTIQRLKEERDAAVKQTQQLQHELEMVKRRRNQRNGGNGLSLKFAAMVGLIGLIIGFILKLTLASPT